From Streptosporangium album, the proteins below share one genomic window:
- a CDS encoding NADH-quinone oxidoreductase subunit A — translation MELYAPILVLAVLAAGFAIFSVTIAPFTGPRRWNRAKLDAYECGIEPTPQPVGGGRFPLKYMITAMLFIVFDIEIIFLYPWAVAFDQLGMFGLVEMVLFIVTVLVAYAYVWRRKGLDWD, via the coding sequence ATGGAGCTGTACGCACCCATCCTGGTGCTCGCCGTTCTCGCGGCGGGATTTGCGATCTTCTCAGTGACGATCGCGCCCTTCACCGGTCCCAGGCGCTGGAACCGCGCGAAACTCGACGCCTACGAATGCGGTATCGAGCCGACACCTCAACCTGTCGGCGGTGGTCGCTTCCCGCTGAAGTACATGATCACCGCGATGCTCTTCATCGTGTTCGACATCGAGATCATCTTCCTCTACCCGTGGGCGGTCGCGTTCGACCAGCTCGGCATGTTCGGGTTGGTCGAGATGGTGCTGTTCATCGTCACCGTGCTCGTGGCCTACGCGTACGTGTGGCGCCGCAAGGGTCTGGACTGGGACTAG
- a CDS encoding NuoB/complex I 20 kDa subunit family protein yields the protein MGLEEKLPSGFMLSTVEQVAGWARKNSVWPATFGLACCAIELMSTGGPKHDLARFGMERASASPRQADLMIVAGRLSQKMAPVLRQIYDQMAEPKWVIAMGVCASSGGMFNNYAIVQGVDHVVPVDIYLPGCPPRPEMLIDAIVKLHDKIQNMKFGAHRAKQIDELELQALRTLPLIDQGTAK from the coding sequence ATGGGACTTGAAGAGAAACTTCCGAGCGGGTTCATGCTCAGCACGGTCGAGCAGGTCGCCGGCTGGGCGCGTAAGAACTCCGTCTGGCCGGCGACCTTCGGTCTCGCCTGCTGCGCCATCGAGCTGATGTCCACCGGTGGTCCCAAGCACGACCTGGCGCGCTTCGGTATGGAGCGCGCTTCGGCGTCTCCGCGCCAGGCGGACCTGATGATCGTGGCGGGCCGGCTGTCCCAGAAGATGGCCCCGGTGCTGCGCCAGATCTACGACCAGATGGCCGAGCCCAAGTGGGTCATCGCCATGGGCGTCTGCGCCTCCAGCGGCGGCATGTTCAACAACTACGCCATCGTGCAGGGCGTGGACCACGTCGTCCCCGTCGACATCTACCTCCCCGGCTGCCCGCCGCGGCCCGAGATGCTCATCGACGCGATCGTGAAGCTGCACGACAAGATCCAGAACATGAAGTTCGGCGCGCATCGTGCCAAGCAGATCGACGAGCTCGAACTGCAGGCACTGCGGACACTGCCGCTGATCGACCAGGGAACCGCCAAATGA
- a CDS encoding NADH-quinone oxidoreductase subunit C yields MTADNLPEVPEEPIAHLGMFGASGSGDTSGYGGLVVRRKPQLSSVRPYGGYFDVIADELERALGGDLGDAVERVVVDRGELTFHVKRERLLEVARILRDDPALRFELSLGVSGVHYPHLEGEELHAVIHLCSITHNRRLRIEVSCPDSDPHIPSTVPVYPTHDWHERETWDFFGIVFDGHPALTRIMMPDDWDGHPQRKDYPLGGIPVEYRGAQVPAPDERRSYK; encoded by the coding sequence ATGACTGCGGACAATCTCCCCGAAGTCCCGGAGGAGCCGATCGCCCACCTGGGCATGTTCGGCGCCTCGGGGTCCGGTGACACCTCCGGTTACGGTGGCCTGGTCGTACGGCGCAAGCCCCAGCTGTCCTCCGTCCGCCCCTACGGCGGCTACTTCGACGTCATCGCCGACGAGCTGGAGCGGGCACTGGGCGGCGACCTCGGCGACGCGGTCGAGCGCGTGGTCGTGGACCGCGGCGAGCTGACCTTCCACGTCAAGCGCGAGCGCCTGCTGGAGGTCGCCAGGATCCTGCGCGACGACCCGGCCCTGCGCTTCGAGCTGTCGCTCGGCGTCTCCGGAGTGCACTATCCCCACCTGGAAGGTGAGGAGCTGCACGCGGTGATCCACCTGTGCTCGATCACGCACAACCGGCGCCTGCGCATCGAGGTGTCCTGCCCCGACTCCGACCCGCACATTCCCTCCACCGTTCCGGTCTACCCGACCCACGACTGGCACGAGCGGGAAACCTGGGACTTCTTCGGGATCGTCTTCGACGGCCACCCGGCGCTGACCCGCATCATGATGCCCGACGACTGGGACGGTCACCCCCAGCGCAAGGACTACCCGCTGGGCGGCATCCCGGTCGAATACCGCGGTGCCCAGGTTCCCGCGCCGGATGAGAGGAGGTCGTACAAGTGA
- a CDS encoding NADH-quinone oxidoreductase subunit D, translating into MTVPYEEATEGKVYTVSGNDWTELVETLTGQQDEQLVINMGPQHPSTHGVLRLVLNLDGETVTEARTVIGYLHTGIEKNIEFRTWTQGTTFVTRMDYLAPIFNETAYCMGVEKLLGITDRIPERAQAIRVMMMELTRISSHMVAIGTFGMELGATTPFLFGSREREMVLDVMEYITGLRMNMAYVRPGGVSVDLPAGAVDKVGELLKVMPGRIKDMRKMLDANPVYLARTKDVAYLDLTGCMALGVTGPMLRAAGLPWDLRKSQPYCGYETYEFDVPTEKTADVYGRYLVRVAEMEESLKIIEQALDRLSGPLKGGRVMVDDKKIGWPAQLALGPDGLGNSPDHIAHIMSGSMEALIHHFKLVTEGFRVPAGQAFASVESPRGELGAHVVSDGGTRPYRVHFRDPSFTNLQAMPVTCEGGMVADVISAVASIDPVMGGVDR; encoded by the coding sequence GTGACCGTTCCCTATGAGGAAGCAACCGAGGGCAAGGTCTACACCGTCTCCGGCAACGACTGGACGGAGCTGGTCGAGACCCTCACCGGCCAGCAGGACGAGCAGCTCGTCATCAACATGGGGCCGCAGCACCCGTCCACGCACGGTGTGCTCCGCCTGGTGCTGAACCTGGACGGCGAGACGGTCACCGAGGCCCGCACGGTCATCGGCTACCTGCACACCGGCATCGAGAAGAACATCGAGTTCCGGACGTGGACCCAGGGGACGACGTTCGTCACCCGGATGGACTATCTCGCTCCGATCTTCAACGAGACCGCCTACTGCATGGGCGTCGAGAAGCTGCTCGGCATCACCGACCGGATCCCCGAGCGGGCCCAGGCCATCCGCGTGATGATGATGGAGCTCACCCGCATCTCCTCGCACATGGTGGCCATCGGCACCTTCGGCATGGAGCTGGGCGCCACCACGCCGTTCCTCTTCGGGTCCCGCGAGCGCGAGATGGTGCTCGACGTGATGGAGTACATCACCGGCCTGCGGATGAACATGGCCTACGTCCGGCCCGGCGGCGTCTCGGTCGACCTCCCGGCAGGCGCCGTGGACAAGGTCGGCGAGCTGCTCAAGGTCATGCCGGGGCGCATCAAGGACATGCGCAAGATGCTCGACGCGAACCCGGTCTACCTGGCCCGCACCAAGGACGTCGCCTACCTCGACCTCACCGGCTGCATGGCCCTGGGCGTCACCGGCCCGATGCTGCGGGCCGCGGGCCTGCCCTGGGACCTGCGCAAGTCGCAGCCCTACTGCGGGTACGAGACCTACGAGTTCGACGTCCCGACCGAGAAGACCGCCGACGTCTACGGCCGCTACCTCGTGCGCGTGGCCGAGATGGAGGAGTCGCTCAAGATCATCGAGCAGGCTCTGGACCGCCTGTCCGGGCCGCTCAAGGGCGGTCGCGTGATGGTGGACGACAAGAAGATCGGCTGGCCCGCGCAGCTCGCGCTCGGCCCCGACGGTCTCGGCAACTCGCCCGACCACATCGCGCACATCATGAGCGGCTCGATGGAAGCGCTGATCCACCACTTCAAGCTGGTGACCGAGGGCTTCCGGGTCCCGGCCGGGCAGGCCTTCGCCTCGGTCGAGTCGCCCCGCGGCGAGCTCGGCGCCCACGTGGTCAGCGACGGCGGCACCCGGCCCTACCGTGTGCACTTCCGCGACCCGTCATTCACGAACCTGCAGGCCATGCCCGTGACATGTGAGGGCGGCATGGTCGCCGACGTCATCTCGGCAGTGGCTTCGATCGACCCCGTCATGGGAGGTGTGGACCGGTGA
- the nuoE gene encoding NADH-quinone oxidoreductase subunit NuoE: MTYTPEVRERLERDAKEIIGRYPKTRSALLPLLHLVQSEDGYVSDDGQEFCAEMLGLSKAEVVGVSTFYTMYKRKPMGDYHVGVCINTLCAVMGGDQIWDELSEHVGVGHDEATPDGKVSLERIECNAACDFAPVMMVNWEFFDNQTPASAKQLVDDLRDGKEISPTRGPKRLCTFKEASRVLSGLPDGLAGDGPSANGPSLEGLKIAKANGWKAPEAP; the protein is encoded by the coding sequence GTGACGTATACACCGGAAGTCCGGGAGCGTCTGGAACGAGACGCCAAGGAGATCATCGGCCGCTATCCCAAGACCCGGTCGGCCCTGCTGCCCCTGCTGCACCTGGTGCAGTCGGAGGACGGTTACGTCTCCGACGACGGCCAGGAGTTCTGCGCCGAGATGCTCGGCCTGAGCAAGGCCGAGGTCGTGGGCGTGTCGACCTTCTACACGATGTACAAGCGCAAGCCGATGGGCGATTACCACGTCGGCGTGTGCATCAACACGCTGTGCGCGGTCATGGGCGGCGACCAGATCTGGGACGAGCTGTCGGAGCACGTCGGCGTCGGCCACGACGAGGCGACCCCGGACGGGAAGGTCTCGCTGGAGCGGATCGAGTGCAACGCCGCCTGTGACTTCGCCCCGGTCATGATGGTCAACTGGGAGTTCTTCGACAACCAGACCCCCGCCTCGGCCAAGCAGCTCGTCGACGACCTGAGGGACGGCAAGGAGATCTCGCCGACCCGAGGGCCCAAGAGGCTCTGCACCTTCAAGGAGGCCTCGCGGGTGCTGTCCGGTCTGCCCGACGGTCTGGCCGGCGACGGTCCCTCGGCGAACGGTCCCTCCCTCGAAGGGCTCAAGATCGCCAAGGCCAACGGATGGAAGGCCCCCGAGGCACCATGA
- the nuoF gene encoding NADH-quinone oxidoreductase subunit NuoF, with the protein MTTLTPVLTANWDQPNSFTLEGYGDYAAARKALGMDPDAVIQAVKDSGLRGRGGAGFPTGMKWGFIPQGDGKPHYLVVNADESEPGTCKDIPLMMANPHALVEGVIITSYAIRANHAFIYVRGEVLHVIRRLQAAVAEAYEAGLLGKDLFGSGFDLELVVHSGAGAYICGEETALLDSLEGYRGQPRLKPPFPAVAGLYASPTVVNNVESVASVPSIISNGADWFAGMGTEKSKGFGIFSLSGHVTRPGQYEAPLGITLRELLDMAGGIREGHQIKFWTPGGSSTPIFTDEHLDVPLDFESVGAKGSMLGTRALQIFDETTCVVRAVLRWTEFYAHESCGKCTPCREGTYWLKQVLKRLEKGQGTEEDLTTITDIADNILGRSFCALGDGATSPIHSSVKYFRDEYLKHFEIGGCPFDHAPSTVWGDK; encoded by the coding sequence ATGACGACTCTCACTCCGGTCCTCACCGCGAACTGGGACCAGCCCAACTCCTTCACCCTGGAGGGCTACGGCGACTACGCGGCGGCCAGGAAGGCGCTGGGCATGGACCCCGACGCCGTCATCCAGGCCGTCAAGGACTCCGGCCTGCGCGGCCGCGGCGGTGCGGGCTTCCCCACCGGCATGAAGTGGGGCTTCATCCCCCAGGGGGACGGCAAGCCGCACTACCTGGTGGTCAACGCCGACGAGTCCGAGCCGGGCACCTGCAAGGACATCCCGCTCATGATGGCCAACCCGCACGCGCTGGTCGAGGGCGTCATCATCACGTCGTACGCGATCCGCGCCAACCACGCCTTCATCTACGTCCGCGGCGAGGTGCTGCACGTCATCCGCCGCCTGCAGGCGGCGGTGGCCGAGGCCTACGAGGCGGGCCTGCTCGGCAAGGACCTCTTCGGCTCCGGCTTCGACCTGGAGCTCGTGGTCCACAGCGGAGCCGGCGCCTACATCTGCGGCGAGGAGACGGCGCTGCTGGACTCGCTGGAGGGGTATCGCGGCCAACCTCGGCTCAAGCCCCCCTTCCCGGCCGTGGCGGGCCTCTACGCCTCGCCCACCGTCGTGAACAACGTGGAGTCCGTGGCCAGTGTTCCCTCGATCATCTCCAACGGGGCCGACTGGTTCGCGGGGATGGGCACCGAGAAGTCCAAGGGCTTCGGCATCTTCTCGCTGAGCGGCCACGTCACCCGCCCCGGCCAGTACGAGGCCCCACTCGGCATCACGCTGCGCGAGCTGCTCGACATGGCGGGCGGCATCCGCGAGGGACACCAGATCAAGTTCTGGACCCCGGGCGGATCGAGCACCCCGATCTTCACCGACGAGCACCTGGACGTACCGCTCGACTTCGAGTCGGTCGGCGCCAAGGGCTCCATGCTCGGGACCCGGGCCCTGCAGATCTTCGACGAGACCACCTGCGTGGTCCGCGCCGTGCTGCGGTGGACCGAGTTCTACGCGCACGAGTCCTGCGGTAAGTGCACTCCCTGCCGGGAGGGCACCTACTGGCTCAAGCAGGTGCTCAAGCGGCTGGAGAAGGGTCAGGGCACCGAGGAGGACCTGACCACGATCACCGACATCGCCGACAACATCCTGGGACGTTCCTTCTGCGCCCTGGGCGACGGTGCCACCAGCCCCATCCACTCCTCGGTGAAGTACTTCCGCGACGAATACCTCAAGCACTTCGAGATCGGCGGCTGCCCGTTCGATCACGCTCCGTCCACGGTGTGGGGGGACAAGTGA
- a CDS encoding NADH-quinone oxidoreductase subunit G yields MTVEATTPAQAPVDLVTVTIDGFQVSVPKGTLIIRAAELLGIQIPRFCDHPLLEPAANCRQCLVDITDAGNGRGFPKPQPSCAIEVAPGMVIQTQLTSPVAEKAQRGVMELLLLNHPLDCPVCDKGGECPLQNQAMSNGQGESRFEEKKRTFDKPVALSTEVLLDRERCVQCARCIRFSDEIAGDPLIDFFERGAKEQVGAADGQPFESYFSGNTIQICPVGALTGAAYRFQARPFDLVSTPSACEHCASGCSLRTDHRRGKVTRRLAGDDPEVNEEWNCDKGRWAFTYATQPDRLKTPLVRDEEGHLVPASWPEAFAAAAKGLAAARGSAGVLVGGRVTVEEAYGYAKFARIALGTNDVDFRSRPHSAEEAQFLAHAVAGKGIEIRYRDLEKAPAVLLVGFEPEDESPIVFLRLRKAWRKKGLKVFSIAPFATESLAKMGGTLVRTLPGAEAAAVEDLISGVSPLSEAVKQPGTIILAGERLATAPGALSALVRLAEAGGARLAWVPRRAGERGAIEAGALPNLLPIGRPADDETARAEVARAWNVASLPEVPGRDTSAILAAALNGELDALVVAGVDPYDLADPEAALAALENTPFIVSLEQRASAVTDRADVVLPVAAVTEKSGTFVNWEGRGRTFEEALPVPGIMSDLRAVSAIADHMDVHLGLPDPAAARRELSSIGAWRGSRASAPAARGRATAAPKAGEAVLATWHLLLDDGRLQDGEPYLAGTSRTSEALVSAATAAETGVADGDKITVITEQGSLSLPVRIADLPDRVVWLPANSAGRSATRDLCATAGDIVRIGSALASGPDAMSAVAGETAPPERASGPATAHDANEER; encoded by the coding sequence ATGACCGTCGAAGCGACGACACCGGCCCAGGCACCGGTAGATCTGGTGACCGTCACGATCGACGGTTTCCAGGTGAGCGTTCCGAAGGGCACGTTGATCATCCGGGCGGCCGAGCTGCTCGGAATCCAGATCCCCCGGTTCTGCGACCACCCGCTGCTGGAGCCGGCCGCCAACTGCCGCCAGTGCCTGGTGGACATCACCGACGCGGGCAACGGCCGGGGCTTCCCGAAGCCGCAGCCCTCCTGCGCCATCGAGGTCGCTCCGGGCATGGTCATCCAGACCCAGCTCACCTCCCCGGTCGCGGAGAAGGCTCAGCGCGGCGTGATGGAGCTGCTGCTCCTGAACCACCCGCTGGACTGCCCGGTCTGCGACAAGGGCGGCGAGTGCCCGCTGCAGAACCAGGCCATGTCCAACGGTCAGGGCGAGAGCCGCTTCGAGGAGAAGAAGCGCACTTTCGACAAGCCGGTCGCGCTCTCCACCGAGGTGCTGCTCGACCGCGAGCGCTGCGTCCAGTGCGCCCGATGCATCCGCTTCTCCGATGAGATCGCCGGTGACCCGCTCATCGACTTCTTCGAGCGCGGGGCCAAGGAGCAGGTCGGCGCCGCCGACGGACAGCCGTTCGAGTCCTACTTCTCGGGCAACACCATCCAGATCTGCCCGGTGGGCGCGCTGACCGGCGCCGCCTACCGGTTCCAGGCCCGCCCGTTCGACCTGGTCTCCACGCCCAGCGCGTGCGAACACTGCGCCAGCGGCTGCTCGCTCCGCACCGACCACCGCCGCGGCAAGGTCACCCGGCGGCTGGCCGGGGACGACCCGGAGGTCAACGAGGAGTGGAACTGCGACAAGGGCCGCTGGGCCTTCACCTACGCGACCCAGCCCGACCGGCTGAAGACCCCCCTCGTCCGTGACGAGGAGGGCCACCTGGTGCCGGCCTCCTGGCCCGAGGCGTTCGCCGCCGCGGCCAAGGGTCTGGCCGCCGCCCGCGGCAGCGCCGGGGTGCTCGTCGGCGGCCGTGTCACCGTCGAGGAGGCCTACGGCTACGCCAAGTTCGCCCGGATCGCGCTCGGCACCAACGACGTCGACTTCCGCTCCCGGCCCCACTCCGCGGAGGAGGCGCAGTTCCTCGCGCACGCCGTCGCGGGCAAGGGCATCGAGATCCGCTACCGCGACCTCGAGAAGGCCCCGGCCGTGCTCCTGGTGGGCTTCGAGCCCGAGGACGAGTCGCCGATCGTCTTCCTGCGCCTGCGCAAGGCGTGGCGGAAGAAGGGCCTGAAGGTCTTCTCGATCGCGCCGTTCGCCACCGAGTCGCTGGCCAAGATGGGCGGCACGCTGGTGCGCACGCTGCCCGGCGCCGAGGCCGCGGCCGTCGAGGACCTGATCTCCGGCGTCTCGCCGCTCTCCGAGGCGGTCAAGCAGCCGGGCACGATCATCCTCGCCGGTGAGCGGCTCGCCACCGCACCGGGCGCCCTGTCCGCGCTGGTACGGCTGGCCGAGGCCGGCGGCGCCCGCCTGGCCTGGGTCCCGCGCCGCGCCGGTGAGCGCGGCGCGATCGAGGCCGGAGCGCTGCCGAACCTGCTGCCGATCGGCCGTCCGGCCGACGACGAGACCGCCCGCGCCGAGGTGGCCAGGGCATGGAACGTCGCCTCGCTTCCCGAGGTCCCGGGCCGCGACACCTCCGCCATCCTGGCGGCGGCACTGAACGGGGAGCTCGACGCCCTCGTCGTCGCCGGTGTCGACCCTTACGACCTGGCCGACCCCGAGGCCGCCCTGGCGGCCCTGGAGAACACCCCGTTCATCGTGAGCCTGGAGCAGCGCGCCAGCGCGGTCACCGACCGCGCCGATGTGGTGCTGCCGGTCGCCGCGGTGACCGAGAAGTCCGGCACGTTCGTCAACTGGGAGGGGCGCGGCCGTACGTTCGAGGAGGCGCTCCCGGTCCCCGGGATCATGAGCGACCTGCGGGCCGTCTCCGCGATCGCCGACCACATGGACGTGCACCTCGGTCTCCCCGACCCCGCCGCCGCCCGCCGTGAGCTCAGCTCCATCGGCGCGTGGCGCGGCTCCCGGGCCTCGGCCCCGGCCGCGCGCGGCCGGGCGACCGCGGCTCCGAAGGCGGGGGAGGCCGTCCTCGCCACCTGGCACCTGCTGCTCGACGACGGCCGCCTGCAGGACGGCGAGCCGTACCTCGCGGGCACCTCCCGGACGTCCGAGGCCCTGGTCTCGGCGGCGACCGCGGCCGAGACCGGCGTCGCCGACGGCGACAAGATCACCGTCATCACGGAGCAGGGCTCGCTGAGCCTGCCGGTCCGGATCGCCGACCTGCCCGACAGGGTGGTCTGGCTGCCGGCGAACTCCGCCGGCCGCTCGGCGACCCGTGACCTGTGCGCCACGGCCGGTGACATCGTCAGGATCGGGAGTGCCCTCGCGAGCGGACCCGACGCAATGAGCGCAGTGGCCGGCGAGACGGCGCCTCCGGAGCGAGCCTCCGGCCCGGCGACCGCCCACGACGCGAACGAGGAGCGGTGA
- the nuoH gene encoding NADH-quinone oxidoreductase subunit NuoH gives MNARTLLAAADPTLADFGKDPLWISIIKAVVIFIVLMLGVLFGVWFERKLISRMQNRYGPNRAGKFGLLQSVADGLKMGLKEDLMPRTVDKVIYFIAPVVLAVPAFLAFSVIPMGPIVSMFGVKTPLQLTDLPVAVLLVLAMASIGVYGIVLAGWGSRSPYTILGGLRASAQVVSYEIAMGLSFVGVFLYAGTLSTSEIVAAQANGSTLTLGGLNVPMPSWYMILLIPSFLIYIVTMLGETNRVPFDLPEGEGELVGGFQTEYSNSLKFAVIMLAEYVNVFVVSAVSITLFMGGWRAPWPISMWDGANAGWWPLLWFFLKMVLVFSFFIWCRASLPRVRYDQLMALGWKVLIPLNLGWILLVATVRALQTDGANRSLVMIMAALVLVGCIATWWRFDSVLQRRKDEKAAQVQAEFERLNAEPAAGGFPVPPLDLPHYHGVERKEVPSGTN, from the coding sequence ATGAATGCCCGGACTCTTCTAGCGGCGGCCGATCCGACCCTTGCCGACTTCGGCAAGGACCCTCTCTGGATCAGCATCATCAAGGCCGTCGTCATCTTCATCGTCTTGATGCTGGGCGTCCTGTTCGGCGTGTGGTTCGAGCGCAAGCTCATCTCCCGCATGCAGAACCGGTACGGTCCCAACCGGGCCGGCAAGTTCGGCCTGCTCCAGTCGGTGGCCGACGGCCTGAAGATGGGTCTCAAGGAAGACCTGATGCCGCGGACCGTGGACAAGGTGATCTACTTCATCGCCCCGGTCGTCCTCGCGGTCCCCGCCTTCCTGGCCTTCTCCGTCATCCCGATGGGGCCGATCGTCTCTATGTTCGGCGTCAAGACGCCGCTGCAGCTCACCGACCTGCCGGTCGCCGTGCTGCTGGTGCTGGCGATGGCCTCGATCGGCGTGTACGGCATCGTGCTCGCGGGCTGGGGATCGCGCTCCCCGTACACGATCCTGGGCGGCCTCCGGGCCAGCGCGCAGGTGGTCTCCTACGAGATCGCGATGGGCCTGTCGTTCGTGGGCGTGTTCCTGTACGCCGGGACGCTGTCCACCTCGGAGATCGTGGCCGCACAGGCGAACGGCAGCACGCTCACGCTGGGCGGCCTCAACGTCCCGATGCCCTCGTGGTACATGATCCTGCTGATCCCGTCCTTCCTGATCTACATCGTCACGATGCTGGGCGAGACCAACCGGGTCCCCTTCGACCTGCCCGAGGGCGAGGGCGAGCTGGTCGGCGGCTTCCAGACCGAGTACTCCAACTCGCTGAAGTTCGCGGTCATCATGCTCGCCGAGTACGTCAACGTCTTCGTGGTGTCCGCCGTGTCGATCACCCTGTTCATGGGTGGCTGGCGGGCCCCGTGGCCGATCTCCATGTGGGACGGGGCGAACGCCGGCTGGTGGCCGCTGCTGTGGTTCTTCCTGAAGATGGTGCTGGTCTTCTCCTTCTTCATCTGGTGCCGCGCCTCGCTGCCGCGCGTCCGCTACGACCAGCTCATGGCCCTCGGCTGGAAGGTCCTCATCCCGCTCAACCTGGGCTGGATCCTGCTGGTCGCCACCGTCCGGGCCCTGCAGACGGACGGCGCCAACCGGTCGCTGGTAATGATCATGGCTGCGCTCGTGCTCGTCGGCTGCATCGCCACCTGGTGGCGCTTCGACAGCGTGCTGCAGAGGCGCAAGGACGAAAAGGCCGCTCAGGTCCAGGCCGAGTTCGAGCGGCTCAACGCCGAGCCGGCCGCGGGTGGTTTCCCTGTGCCGCCGCTCGACCTGCCGCACTACCACGGGGTAGAGCGCAAGGAGGTTCCCAGTGGGACTAACTGA
- the nuoI gene encoding NADH-quinone oxidoreductase subunit NuoI, with translation MGLTDWLNPVKGFGVTFHTMFKKVETVNYPEEKRPTAPRFHGRHQLNRWPDGLEKCVGCELCAWACPADAIFVEGADNTDEERFSPGERYGRTYQINYLRCILCGLCIEACPTRALTMTNEYELADSSRESLIYTKEMLLAPLGPGMEVPPHAMRLGETEEDYYRLGRNNG, from the coding sequence GTGGGACTAACTGATTGGCTGAACCCCGTCAAGGGGTTCGGCGTGACCTTCCACACCATGTTCAAGAAGGTCGAGACGGTCAACTACCCCGAGGAGAAGCGGCCCACGGCTCCGCGCTTCCACGGCCGGCACCAGCTCAACCGCTGGCCCGACGGCCTGGAGAAGTGCGTCGGCTGTGAGCTCTGCGCCTGGGCGTGTCCGGCCGACGCGATCTTCGTCGAGGGTGCGGACAACACCGACGAGGAGCGGTTCTCGCCGGGTGAGCGGTACGGGCGCACCTACCAGATCAACTATCTGCGGTGCATTCTGTGCGGCCTCTGCATCGAGGCCTGCCCGACCCGTGCGCTGACCATGACCAACGAGTACGAGCTCGCCGACTCGAGCCGCGAGAGCCTCATCTACACCAAGGAGATGCTCCTCGCGCCGCTCGGTCCCGGCATGGAGGTCCCCCCGCACGCGATGCGTCTGGGCGAGACCGAAGAGGACTACTACCGGCTGGGACGTAACAATGGGTGA
- a CDS encoding NADH-quinone oxidoreductase subunit J: MGETITFWVLAVVSVSAALGLVFSRKAVYSALMLGVVMLSLAVLYAVQDAPFLAAVQIIVYTGAVMMLFLFVLMLVGVDSADSLVETIKGQRFWATIAGLSFAALLALGVGNTVFTPEVGIAGAIKESGGNVPALAQLIFTRYVFAFEVTSALLITAALGAMVLAHRERIQPKATQRDLARARFTGPQPSPLPGPGTYALHNAIDMPALLPDGSVSPKSINRVLARHEIEDGFTPTDPAKAALIRQVLDKDAAQDEDPDLADRPVQAKDALQQEDSK, from the coding sequence ATGGGTGAGACCATCACGTTCTGGGTGCTGGCGGTCGTCTCGGTGTCGGCCGCCCTCGGGCTCGTCTTCAGCCGCAAGGCCGTCTACTCGGCACTCATGCTGGGCGTCGTCATGCTGTCCCTCGCGGTGCTCTACGCCGTCCAGGACGCCCCCTTCCTCGCCGCGGTGCAGATCATCGTCTACACCGGCGCGGTCATGATGCTCTTCCTGTTCGTCCTGATGCTCGTCGGCGTGGACTCCGCCGACTCGCTGGTCGAGACGATCAAGGGGCAGCGCTTCTGGGCGACCATCGCGGGCCTGAGCTTCGCCGCCCTGCTCGCCCTGGGGGTCGGCAACACGGTGTTCACCCCGGAGGTGGGCATCGCCGGCGCGATCAAGGAGTCGGGCGGCAACGTTCCGGCTCTGGCACAGCTCATCTTCACCCGGTACGTCTTCGCCTTCGAGGTCACCTCGGCGCTGCTGATCACCGCCGCGCTCGGTGCGATGGTCCTGGCCCACCGTGAGCGGATCCAGCCCAAGGCCACCCAGCGTGACCTGGCCCGCGCCCGGTTCACCGGCCCGCAGCCGTCGCCGCTGCCCGGTCCGGGCACCTACGCGCTGCACAACGCGATCGACATGCCGGCCCTGCTGCCCGACGGCTCGGTCTCGCCCAAGTCGATCAACCGGGTGCTCGCCAGGCACGAGATCGAGGACGGCTTCACGCCCACCGACCCGGCGAAGGCGGCACTCATCAGGCAGGTCCTGGACAAGGACGCCGCCCAGGATGAGGACCCCGACCTGGCCGACAGGCCCGTCCAGGCGAAGGACGCGCTTCAGCAGGAGGACAGCAAGTGA
- the nuoK gene encoding NADH-quinone oxidoreductase subunit NuoK — translation MTTHYLVLSALLFAIGGVGVLVRRNAIVVFMCVELMLNACNLAFVAFARQHGNLDGQLIAFFVMVVAAAEVVIGLAIIVMIFRTRRSASVDDANLLKY, via the coding sequence GTGACCACTCACTACCTGGTGCTCTCCGCGCTGCTGTTCGCGATCGGTGGTGTCGGCGTGCTGGTGCGGCGCAACGCGATCGTGGTGTTCATGTGCGTGGAGCTCATGCTCAACGCCTGCAACCTCGCGTTCGTCGCCTTCGCCAGGCAGCACGGCAACCTGGACGGCCAGCTCATCGCGTTCTTCGTGATGGTGGTGGCCGCGGCGGAGGTCGTGATCGGCCTTGCCATCATCGTGATGATCTTCCGAACCCGCAGGTCCGCGTCGGTGGACGACGCCAACCTGCTGAAGTACTAA